Part of the Drosophila pseudoobscura strain MV-25-SWS-2005 chromosome 2, UCI_Dpse_MV25, whole genome shotgun sequence genome, TTGGACTTGAGCGCCGCGCCCATGCTGGTTCGACGATTGTCCGAGGCAGTCGGagctgtaaataaataaagcccGATATGAGTCCCTTGGTGCGACTATGGGATTTACTTACTCTTGATAACTCCCGGCGTACTGGGCTTGGTGTGCGGACAAACGTTGCTCAGCTCGGACTGGGAGGTGGAAATATTCGTCGAGGAATTGCGATGCGAGCTGCTGTACTTTGGCCTGGCTGTGGGTGTCTGACTGCCGCTGTCGTAGTGCCTGGAGGCCGTCGACTGGCGCCGCTCCCGCATGTTGGAGCACTCGCCAGTACTGCGCTTTCCCACGGTGCTGGTTATGCTGCCGATATTGTCATCTGTCTGGGCCGAGACCGAGTTCCGTTTCTCCAAGTGGcggtgatgctgctgctggtgctgttgctgttgttgctgttgttgctgttgctgctgttggagttgcatctgctgctgctgctgctgttgctgcatttgctggtgctgctgcaggtgctgttggagctgctgctggatgggCTGCATCATCGTGGGTGCAGGCATGGCTACTGGCGTATGGGAGTGGTGCTCCACAATGGactgtttcttctttttgctaTTTCAATTAGTTAATTATGAGTTAAGGCCCTTTCTGGCTTCGAAGATGCTATACTTACGGTGGAAGCGATGGTGCCAGCATCGTGGATTGCACCGAAACGAACGAGTTGTCCATTTCCACGTGGGTGGAAGTCACGCTATCCACGGACGTCAGCTCGGTAACTTCTATTGCAGGGAGTGCGCAATGCATGAATGTATCTAGGCAGCATCCCACTCTAGTCACTCACCTGTGGTGCTGGGCATCTCCCGTCGCACTGGCGGAGCCGACAGCCTGGCAATGTCCTCGGTAAGGATGGGCTCTAGCTCGCTGCCTGCATTGGCTGTGCCGGTGCAGGTAACGCCATCAATCCACTTGCGGGCCTCCGGTCCCAATTTACGAATCAAACCCTGCAGTTCATTCTCTTTTTCCATCAGGGCCTTGCGGAAGCGACAATTGGTTTGTTTGACATCCCGCAGACGCTGCTCCAGCTCACAGACCGAGGAGTCACGACGGTTCTTCGACATGGGCCGCAGCGTGGCACGCACCCGCTTGTCCACCACGCCCTGGGGATTGCGTTTGAGTTCGACCAGCTGCAAGACGATTCGCATGATTATTAGTCGAGGTGGAAAATATAAACGGCGGGTAGATACATCAAGGAAAGATCAACTCTACGGAAAGTTATATAGGATAGAGCAGCAAGGCTATAAATAGTGACTACGGCCTTACTGCTGTTGTGGATGGGTTTTGGAATAGCTTAAGTTCATAGTTAGTCTGTAGTGTTATATAGCAATTAAAGATAAATATCTGTTTTAGAATTTAGAGTGAATTTTGTAATAATGTTGTTGTCTGTATGATAGCTAAACGACAAAACAGATCAGATCAATGTTGTCTGATCAGTCTGAATGCTCCATTCTCAATCAAATCAAGACGGACAATCAACCTGTTCAGACAATCCACCGACTGCAAACAACATTCATATCATATATCAAGATTGCACGAGTGTATATCTATAACACctacaaaaactacaaaactTCCTTACTACCAGTCTTACTTTCGGTACGAACACCAAACACAAAGTGGCTGTCgtacaaaaaattataaaaaacgAGAGTAAGACAAAAACTAGATCCTTGCGGTCCGATAGCACTAGGGATATGGCAGCGCCGGCCAGGCAGGTGATGAATACATTGTAGACCGAGAAGCCAATGTGCTTTGAATCGTTGAGAGCCGGTATTGAAACGTGGCGGGTTTCCCAGGCCAGGAACGCACCAAAGACCTAACAACAAGATAATGTTCAATTGTATTGTTCCAAATGAATTTTCAAAACGATTATCTACCCACCAAAAGAAGGCCCTTATAGGCATAGATAATGCTAACAAATATGGTCATGTGCTCGGACTGGCAATATTCGTTTTCGGGTATGACCAAAACATCATCAATGTTCTCATGATGCTGCGGAAAAGAAAGATCTTGAATAAAATTGGAAAATAATGCTATTAATGGTTCCTACCAAAGGTTCCAGTTGCTTGGTCTCTCGGTAGAACGGATCCGCAATCTGCCAGGTTGTTATAATGGCTATATCGATGGCCAACAGCACACCCACTACCATAAATAGCTGATAGTCCTTGATCACTTTTTTGTTCAACTTCAGATCGGTGAAGATTGAATGAACACGCCAGGTCTTCGAGAACATTGCCCCAAAGCTCAGGCTGAAGCCGGCCATCAAAATCCAAGCCCGGGCGGTGCAAATGTAGGGGAAGGCAGCCACACTGCTTAACGTGGTGTCGAGGCCCAGGAAGATTATGCTCAAATAGGTCAGCATGCAGCCCACTATGATCAGGTTATTCAGATGCGGACTGGACATTTTTATATAGCTACAAGAGACAACAAAGAGAACAAATATAGGGGAAGGAAGACAATGATATTAGTAGGTAACTCTTACCGCTGGTTGCGATACTTGATGTTGAAAGCCAGAAAGACGGTTGCAATAATCACACCGATGACGGAGGCACTGGCCGAAACAATGTATATGGTGGGATTCACCTGGCTGTGCTCAATGTAGATCAGCGTGCGATCCTTGGGCGGTGTCTTGCCCACCCAGCGCACTGGCTTGCCGAGGCTCAGGTCCAGATGCGACTTTTGCGAATGATATTCACCGATCTTCTCCATTTGACCCAACTGGAATTGATTGACCAGAATGTTGGCCTTGCGCTCGTTGTTATAAAACCGGACTGGACCCTAAAGAATGACggaaatacaatacaataattCAGAGGAAACATATACGTAAATGCAGGTATACAAACCGTTACGCCCTCGAAGGAGGTATTGCGCAAGGCTTCTAGGAAGACGTCCTCCCAGTCCTGAACGCGATAATCGAAATGTGTCAAGATGTCCTCGCGTTTCTCTGCCACATACTGTATGGCCAGAGCGGCAGCCCAGATGCCATCATAGGTGTAGCCATGGAAGCGAGAGTATTCCGTGCCGCGCAGCCTGTCGTACTCCACCAAGTACTCATCCGCTGTCTGTAAAAATGGATTTAATTAATACTCAAAGGTATCATGGCGGAAATAACGATACACTTACAATTCCTGCCACAGTGATGTCCCCGCTGGTGGACAACGGCAGTAGATCCACCAGAATGGCACCCTCCAAGGCAGTAGCGATCTCCTCCACGCTGCATTCGCTGTCCTGGGTAACGTTCCACCAATCGGTTGAGTAGGTGGCCATTATCAGCCACTGATAGGCACGGCCATACATTTCCAATCTGCAAGACATAGATTTAGATATCTAACCATTCGGATACCATGAGCCTTGCACTCACTTGTAGGCCTCGCAGAAGGCCTTGCGGGCAAAATGTTCATTGAAGTTGCCCAGAATAATGCGCACATCCTTTTCCCGTAGCTTTTTTAGCGACTCGGCCACATCGTTGACAAAGCTCTGGGTCTCCACAACCTCCACCTCCATGGAGTCGAGATCGGCCACCATGTGATTATGGGGCAGTGAGTAGCGAGGCTCGTTCTGGTACACAGTGCCCACTCGCGTCCAATTGAACTCCTTGAGGAGCGCTAGCCGAGGCGCATTGAAGGCATTCTCCGAGGGCACCACGCGGAAGAAGTTCGGGAAGGCATCCTTGGTGAACATGGGATGGGTGTCCGCGTAGCTCAGCTGTGTCAGATGCCAATGCTTGCTGGCCTTCGCTATGGGATCGGTGACGTGGGTGCAGGCGGCCCCAAACAGCATCACCTTGTTTGGCCCCGAGTGCATCATGTCGAAGAATGATTTCACACCCACCGCAGCATTGCACTTTAAAGGGAATCCACCATTAAGCCACCACTGAAAATGGTACATTTCGACTCTCCTCCCACTTACCTGCGTGTCATTCCACCACATATGCAGCCTGTAGTTGGCCAGTATCTTGCCATGCTCATTAACATGACCCAGTGCCAGCTTCACGCTGGGCATGACCCCGCGTCCAGTGTACGAGTTCTCCACGCCATCGCCGTAGGGGAAAAATCCCGCTATATACACATCCGATCGCTTAGCTGTCCTGCTCCAAGCACAGCTGACACATAGCAGGAGGACGGCTACGAATGGGAACCAGCTCCTCGGTAACATGTTAGGCGCGTGGACTGCAAAACgtttctggctataataacaAGTGGAGAAGGACATGAACTTGGAGCCCCTAATCGGTTTGTATCGGTGGGTGTCCAGGTGAGCCAAGGCCTCCCGGTGGCAAGGCTGCGCCCACTGGGTGTGTTCGTGTATACACAAATGGTTATGGATGCATGGGTATATGTCGTTGAATGGAAAGGCGGGGCGCAAGGCTAAGGCTAAGGCTAGTAAAATTGCTTTAAATTGCAGCACCAAGGCTGCACTGTACTGTTTAGCAATTAGAAAGAAATTTGCACTTCCACCTCAGCACATTTGCATTATTTAGTGGGGATAAAGAACCCACTGCTCCATTCATCTAATTCTTAGAACTTATCGCCACAGGCATACCTACCAGCGTTGTTTATCCTTTGGTTCACAAATCTTTCACCGCTGAAGGCATGTTACCagcttatttttaatttaactttttactTCTAATGGTGCCTTTGCAGTTGCGAGGGTCCGAAAAATTATGTATCCCCCTAACTTGACACTTGGCTGACAGGACCCAAGTGGAGGCGGAAGTGCGCATGTCCCTTGCCCGAGTGGTGACAGCTCTGCCTTGGCCTAGGCTTTTCAACCCCCGATCCCCTGGAAGCAAAGTATCGCCGACCATTTGGTAAACATCCAGGCAACAGGTGGATCCATCCGCACTCAGCAGCTGTTCACCATTTGTTTTGACCGTTACCATGGACTACACGAATGGTAATGTGAAGAAAAACGAGGCAGTCAATtatcaaattgaaaattgtcaGTACAGGCAATGGAGGACTATGCGCCGAGCCGCTATAAAATGCTCGAGAAAATTGGCGAAGGTGTCCATGGCTGCGTGTTTAAGGCCATCGATTTACAGCGCAACAAGGAAGTGGCCATCAAAAAGGTTGCTCTAAAGAACAAATTCGGTAACATTTCGCTCAACACTTTGCGAGAAATCAAGACACTGCAGCTGTGCAAGTCGGAATTTGTAAGCGTACCTTATAAATTAAGGGCCCATTAACTCATTAACTAATTAATCATAGATCCTGGACATTGTCGATATATATCCTGATCTGACTGGACTGTCGCTGGTGTTGGAATATCACCCCGACACCCTGTACAGTCGCCTTAAGAGCGAAGTGAATCCCCTTAGCCGCCAGCAGGTGCGCAAGTTCGCCCACCAAATGTTTAAGGGGATTGCCTACCTCCACGAAGCGGGTCTGATGCACAGGGACATCAAGCCAGCCAATTTGCTCATCAGTGACACGGATATGCTGAAAATCGCCGACTTTGGCCTGGCTCGTCTCTACTTTCCAGAAGAGGAGTCGCGTCTGTATTCGCCTCAAGTCTCGACGCGCTGGTATCGTGCTCCGGAAATACTCTGGGGCAGTCAGAAGTACAGCCCTGGCGTGGACATGTGGGCAGCAGGTACACATTCACATTCCTTTCTGAATGAGTTTCAATAGTTTGTTAATTTAGGCTGCGTGGTGGCGGAGATGTTGCGTGGTGTGCCTCTCTTTGCTGGCACAACGGACATCGAACAGTTGGCCATCATAATACGCACTTTGGGGAGTCCTCGTCTCAATCAGTGGCCAGAGTTGACTTCCTTGCCAGACTACAGCAAGATACGGTAAGTTTTTGGCTGCTTAAATGTTATCCTGCGTTAGTCATACAATTTTCGTTGCTTTGGATAGATTTCCCAACTCTGTGGGCATACACTGGGACAATTTGTTTCCGAGCTGCACGCACGCAGTGGAGATTAGTCTGGTTTCGAATTTGGTCGTATACAATCCCAAGAACCGGCTTAGCGCTAGCGAGGTACGTTCTCAACTCCACATAAATGTGTCTTTACACACTTAACAAACGCGTATTCCTATATTTTCAGGCAGTCGAACATAATTATTTCCACTAATTACATGTCTATGTACAAATCTAGTAAGCATCTAAGAATTCTCAGATTCCTTGTATCTGTAAGGAGAAATAATCAATTAGCTGTAGAACAACATGAACCTGCACCTGTTGCCTTTGACACTTACTTGCACTTCAGACAGGTGAAGAACACTGTCTGACCCTCGTCCGCCGATCGCAGCTGTAAGGTGGCATAAGACATCTTATCGTGTCCGCATTTGGGGCATTTGCGCTCCACAACGGGCCCATCAGCCTCCGAAGACTCGGACTCGCGCTTCGTCCTGTTGAAGACTTTGCTGGGATCGTAGGTGTTGAACTGTATGCTGTACTCGGTCTTCTCCCCGCCGTACACTGTTAAAGAAGCCGCTGCGTCAAGGAGGAGTACTTGGAAATGGTCTAAAACTGAGGCTCACCATCGGGCAGGAACTCCTGGTGGCAATTGTGGCAAATGACGTTGCCCTTTACTTGCAGGGGTGGCAATATAGAGCCGCAAGACGGGCAAAATCCGGGGCAATTGTTAaaagtttccatttccaaaaTTTCAAAACAACTTTCCGCACCGCACGTGCTACTCGATACTTATCGAACAAATATacggtccgaccctcagaaatataccgaaatatatcgtctcattttaaaaatataccgtaaatatactgaaaaattcaagttatattttacatattccacgtttttgatattccgtaaaatattactagctatatagaatatttagccatgcccacataattttctacgattgatgaatcaattttctacaagattggatagtttttaatccttgcttttattgtatttattgtaaaaacagggttaaacgaaaaagtccAACCAAAAAagagtcgcaatgttgctggtatttaaagacgtgatgcgtgtatagccctttgtacaccctatttcgctaattttatatgaagatcaaacgaaatttattaagaccttttctcaaattgatattctttagacatattcaagtacattattagtatcctgtgtatatttatgtcgatcctgatacctacggagccttggaagacaaacatattcacaattctataacatccatttgccccagggtatgtgtgcatggaattagcaacatgtttgtgtatggaatgagactcattgttgcaatagcgaaactgcggcgaatcgggtattgcctatatttcaagctatatagatttgcccactTGGCTTTAccccatagataaatgcattttctacaagattgcttcttttaattacctttatgtattttattttgaccaaaaaacggttttcaagtaaatgttgccgcaacttttgtgtatggaatgcgcaacatttgtgtatggaatgagactcattgttgctaaagcgaactgcggcgaactgcggcgaattaaaattttctcatattctttgttccgttgaataatactatctatatagaacatttagccatgcccactcaatttcgtacgattgatgaatcaattctatacatgattggtctattccaaatacttgcttttattggatttctatataaaattgaaaattaaattaatagattgaagaaaatggacaaaaataccatgggagtgcggcgaaaaccagtatttctgcagtatgaccctcagaacagcaccgaaatatacaaaatataccgattggtgcgcgccaaatctaacttttttgaatgtgagcgacaaggatttaaatgttgtcaaccggccCATTACCGATGCAACAAATACGACGAATCTCTCAATTTTGATCTTCCTTCGAATatcagctatatagaacatttagccatgcccacataattttatccgattagtgaatctgttttctaattgactggcTTATATtgaatacttgcttttatggcattttgcgtaaaacgCGGTTTTAGCaaaaatggtcaaacaaaaaaacgtaataaaacgtaagagCAAAAGTTCCTATTGCGctattttgatattccgttgaataatgctgactaactaaaATCTTTAGATCTGCCCATATAATTTTaggccattgatgaatacattttctacaagattggctacttttaagtactcccatttattgtattttgactacaGCAAGgtgtaaacaaaaaaggtcaacaaaaaaGTGACAACGTAGTGAGAATGGAATACGTAACCACATAACCGGAGTTTGGGCTTAGGTATACCCTATTTCCAAGCTGTTTTAAATCGtaattaaataaagaaattatttaaaattgatatgttttagacATAGTCATGCATATGGTTAGGGTTGTAAATATATCTCGATCCAGATACCCATTCAAAAAATGTATGAAGTACGCCATATAACGGTGATAAGTGATCTTCTTTCTGTGATCTTGAAACATTCGTTGCTTGTCTATTCCGCCTTCTTCCCGGCGGTGTGGTCATTAAAAATATGTCATACGAATGTATGTAGTCAGTAGGTATTTATTACTTATGGttcttgtatatatgtacatatttatattcatactcgtatttaagtatgtatttacatatttcaGGCAGGACGACGTTGTTATCTCGCcgaatgtatgtacatatgtaaagaAATAATGCTTCGGTGCAATTCAGATCGCCTTATCTCCTTCCAAGCAGGCGCTGGGACAAACCTCCTCATAAGCCTCGGTGTCGCTGTCGTCATCCCGTTTGAGGAATTCTTTGCGAATG contains:
- the Polr1H gene encoding DNA-directed RNA polymerase I subunit RPA12, producing the protein METFNNCPGFCPSCGSILPPLQVKGNVICHNCHQEFLPDVYGGEKTEYSIQFNTYDPSKVFNRTKRESESSEADGPVVERKCPKCGHDKMSYATLQLRSADEGQTVFFTCLKCKYKESENS